A stretch of DNA from Halorubrum sp. BOL3-1:
GTCGCGTCCGGGGCCGCCGCGTCCTCGAACTCGGAGGTGTACTCCTCGCCCGTGGCGAGGCGAACGCCCCGAAGTCGGCCGGAGACGCTCGTGACGAGCACCGGGGCGTCGCCGTCCTCGGGGTCTATGATCTCTCCTTCGGCGTAACGCGGGAGCCGGACCGCGAACGTGACGCGGTACACCTCGTTGCCGTCGCCGTCCTCGGTGACGAGCGTCGGGTACGACTCGAAGCTCCCGCCGAGCGCCTCCGTGATTCGGGTCGCGACGTTCTGCGCGAGGCGGTTCGACGAGAGCTTGACGTTCGGCCCGTCGTCGGTCTCTACCACCTCCGTGACGAACGCCTCGCGGTCGCCGTCGGCCTCTTGGTCCGCCACGTACGACTCCGCGATGTCGAGCGCCTCCGCGCGCTCCGCGGGCGTGAGGTCGCGCTCGTCCGCGCGCACCTGTACGATCCCGGCGTAGTAGCCGCCGGCGATCCGCCCGCACCGGTCGCACGTCCCCCGCGAGATCTTGACCGGAACCGTCACATCCGCGGAGCGCAGCGTGCCGCGGACGACGCCCGAGAAGTGGCAGTGCATCCGGACGTTGTTCTCGTCGACCTGCTCCGGCTCGACGCCCCACTCGACGTCGGTCGCGTCGACGTGGACCCCGAGCGCCTCCGCGACCTCGTCGACGGCGACGTCGGTGTAGTCGCGCGCGCCGACGTCGCGCCACGACTCGCCGCGGCGGACCGCGCCGCAGCCGGAACAGACCAGCACCTCGATCCGGTCGGGGGCGTCGACCAGGTCGAAGTCCTCGAAGTAGCAGTCGTCACAGAGCAGCGCGTCTCGCCCGCGCGGCTCGCCCGGGAGGGGGTCGCGCCGCTCGGGGACCGGATCGCCGCAGCGCGGACAGAACTCTCGCGACTCGCTCATTGCCCGCGGCTACGCCGAGGAGGCGTTTAAGCGGCGCGGACCGGCTTCGCTCGGGACCGTCGACCCGGCGTTTCGGCCCGATCCCTCCGAAATCGTTTTTCGCGCGGACCGAGAACGGGCACGTATGAGCGAGAACCCCGACGACGAACGGCTCGAAGAACTGCGAGAAAAAAAGATGGAGCAGCTCCGCGAGCGCGAGCAGGGCGGCGGTGGGGCGGACGCCGAGGCCCAGCAGGGGGCCCAGAAGCGCGCCGAGGCCCAGCAGGAGGCCGTGCTCAAGCAGCACCTCACGGACGGCGCGCGCCAGCGCCTCAACGCGGTCGCGATGTCGAAGCCGGAGTTCGGCGACAAGGTGAAAAAGCAGGTCGCGGCGCTCGCGCAGAGCGGCCGGGTCCAGGGACAGATCGACGAAGACCAGATGCGCGACCTCCTGAAGGAGCTCCAGCCCGACCAGCAGAGCTTCGACATCCGGCGCCGATAGATGGAACTCGCCCTGCTGTACAGCGGAGGGAAAGACTCCTCGCTCGCCGCCCACCTGCTCGACCGGTTCTACGACGTCCGCTGTGTCACCGGGAGTTTCGGCCTCACGGACGACTGGGAGCACGCGGAACGGGCGGCCGCCGAGCTGGGATTCCCGTTCGAACGCGTCGAGCTCGACCGCGGAGTCGCGGAGGAGGCGGCCCGGACGATGATCGACGACGGCTACCCGCGCAACGGGATCCAGCGCGTCCACGAACACGCCTTGGAGGTCATCGCCGAGCGCGACGTCGACGCGATCGCCGACGGGAGCCGCCGCGACGACCGGGTTCCGACGGTCTCCCGCGCGCAGGCGCAGAGCC
This window harbors:
- a CDS encoding DNA-binding protein, encoding MSENPDDERLEELREKKMEQLREREQGGGGADAEAQQGAQKRAEAQQEAVLKQHLTDGARQRLNAVAMSKPEFGDKVKKQVAALAQSGRVQGQIDEDQMRDLLKELQPDQQSFDIRRR
- a CDS encoding asparagine synthase-related protein, with the translated sequence MELALLYSGGKDSSLAAHLLDRFYDVRCVTGSFGLTDDWEHAERAAAELGFPFERVELDRGVAEEAARTMIDDGYPRNGIQRVHEHALEVIAERDVDAIADGSRRDDRVPTVSRAQAQSLEDRHGIDYISPLSGFGRHAVDRLVEETFDVQQGPSEEVPKADYEGELRTLIADEHGEETVCEVFPDHDQTYVHGRND
- a CDS encoding 60S ribosomal export protein NMD3: MSESREFCPRCGDPVPERRDPLPGEPRGRDALLCDDCYFEDFDLVDAPDRIEVLVCSGCGAVRRGESWRDVGARDYTDVAVDEVAEALGVHVDATDVEWGVEPEQVDENNVRMHCHFSGVVRGTLRSADVTVPVKISRGTCDRCGRIAGGYYAGIVQVRADERDLTPAERAEALDIAESYVADQEADGDREAFVTEVVETDDGPNVKLSSNRLAQNVATRITEALGGSFESYPTLVTEDGDGNEVYRVTFAVRLPRYAEGEIIDPEDGDAPVLVTSVSGRLRGVRLATGEEYTSEFEDAAAPDATRLGTRDDAAETTVVTVEDENAIQVLDPVTYEAKTVPNPAFVDDDADEVLAFEHDGAVHLVPDGSEVPVLTGSPEPN